From the Rhinatrema bivittatum chromosome 3, aRhiBiv1.1, whole genome shotgun sequence genome, one window contains:
- the BEND3 gene encoding BEN domain-containing protein 3, giving the protein MSSVEIIDDDEEVTEVKSSIVKVEADLEDAILDCSATATEKHPWDPHLSTGLSDFSKRKQTLLACGGAGSEQDPIPSVKKRRLIPESLLSCIKHRDINSPTSGCLDQSSKVVSSSTTLLGDGDEPPGKITATASYKKPLYGISHKITEKKIPPGSDQFAAYELYDKVGSTGNPSPLRLLNDQHKRESSGSTAAATEADPNIFTLIQKMFYTLNALSSNMSQLHSKVDLLSLEVNRIKRKVSPVEPVAEFQPPPEYQLTSAELKQVLEQSASAGDLACRLLVQLFPELFGEDGFGQGCSTCGFPGRRKLESLHLQLIRSYVEACYPSVKSAQIWQVECLPQVNDFFSRFWAQREMEGGQQQGIQPPAFYQAEEVDTVHFIEDKEQEEALSLDQNDASISEYTLDAQDINEFLDEASSPGEFAVFLLHRFFPELFDQRKLAEGYSCYGGPEKLPLDPHRLQMVRRYTEIYFPDVQEEEAWLQQCAQRLDDELESIYVDSSDCEEIQDDCYDSSSLPEDVSVVKIEDGYEYERPGRRSKKIWLVPVDFDKIDFSPPEFEVPIPEYMLSKEQMRVIYESSLSIGNFASRLLVHLFPELFTHENLRKQYNCSGSLGKKQLDPVRIKLIRHYVQLLYPRARNDRVWMLEFVGKLDERCRRRDTEQRRSYQQQRKVHVPGPERREFMAFELNPDRFRELLEGPPLPPERSSKDFCKIPLDELAVLPPDFPVPSIYLLSDKEVREIVQQSLSVGNFAARLLVRLFPELFTSENLRLQYNHSGACNKKQLDPVRLRLIRHYVEAVYPVEKMEEVWHYECIPSIDERCRRPNRKKCDILKKAKKAKK; this is encoded by the exons ATGAGCTCTGTTGAAATCATTGATGACGATGAAGAAG TTACCGAAGTGAAAAGCAGCATCGTGAAGGTAGAAGCAGATCTGGAGGATGCCATTCTGGACTGCTCGGCCACGGCCACTGAAAAGCATCCGTGGGACCCCCACCTCTCTACTGGCCTCTCGGACTTCAGCAAGCGGAAGCAGACTCTGCTGGCGTGCGGCGGGGCTGGCAGTGAGCAGGACCCCATCCCCAGCGTTAAGAAGAGGCGGCTCATCCCAGAG AGCCTGCTGTCCTGCATAAAGCACAGAGACATCAACTCTCCCACGTCGGGGTGCCTGGATCAGTCAAGCAAGGTCGTAAGTTCCAGCACCACGCTCCTCGGGGACGGAGATGAGCCTCCCGGCAAGATCACTGCCACCGCCTCCTACAAGAAGCCGTTGTATGGCATCTCACACAAAATCACAGAGAAGAAAATCCCACCCGGGTCGGATCAGTTTGCTGCCTATGAGCTCTATGACAAAGTTGGCAGCACTGGCAACCCTTCCCCTCTGCGCTTGCTGAATGACCAGCACAAGCGGGAATCCAGTGGCAGCACTGCAGCGGCCACGGAGGCAGATCCCAACATCTTTACTCTGATCCAGAAGATGTTCTACACCCTCAACGCGCTGAGCTCCAACATGTCGCAGCTGCACAGCAAGGTGGACCTGCTATCCCTGGAGGTGAACCGTATCAAGAGGAAGGTGAGCCCGGTGGAGCCCGTCGCCGAGTTCCAGCCGCCCCCCGAGTACCAGCTGACCAGCGCAGAGCTGAAGCAAGTGCTGGAGCAGAGCGCCTCCGCCGGGGACCTGGCATGCCGATTGCTGGTGCAACTCTTCCCCGAGCTGTTTGGTGAGGATGGCTTCGGGCAGGGCTGCAGCACCTGCGGCTTTCCAGGGAGGAGGAAGCTGGAGTCCCTGCATCTGCAGCTCATCCGGAGCTATGTGGAGGCCTGCTATCCGTCTGTGAAGAGCGCCCAAATCTGGCAAGTGGAGTGCCTGCCGCAGGTCAATGACTTCTTCAGCCGCTTCTGGGCCCAGAGGGAGATGGAAGGGGGCCAACAGCAGGGCATCCAGCCACCCGCTTTTTACCAAGCTGAAGAAGTGGACACAGTGCACTTTATTGAggacaaggagcaggaggaagctctgTCCTTGGACCAAAACGATGCCAGCATCTCCGAGTACACCCTGGATGCCCAGGACATCAACGAGTTCTTGGATGAGGCCTCCTCTCCAGGTGAGTTTGCGGTGTTCCTGCTGCACCGGTTCTTCCCCGAGCTTTTTGATCAGCGGAAGTTGGCTGAGGGCTACAGCTGCTATGGGGGCCCCGAGAAGCTCCCACTGGATCCTCACCGGCTCCAGATGGTCCGCAGATACACAGAGATCTATTTCCCTgatgtgcaggaggaggaggcctggCTGCAGCAATGTGCCCAGCGGCTGGACGATGAATTGGAGAGCATCTACGTGGACAGCAGTGACTGTGAGGAGATTCAAGATGATTGCTATGACTCTTCCAGCCTGCCCGAAGATGTGTCCGTGGTGAAAATTGAAGATGGCTACGAGTATGAAAGGCCTGGGCGTCGGTCCAAGAAGATTTGGCTGGTGCCCGTGGACTTCGACAAGATTGATTTCTCACCACCCGAATTCGAGGTGCCCATACCAGAGTACATGCTCAGCAAGGAGCAGATGAGGGTCATCTATGAGAGCAGCCTGTCCATTGGCAACTTTGCATCCCGCTTACTTGTGCACCTGTTCCCTGAGCTTTTCACACATGAAAACCTGAGGAAGCAGTACAACTGCAGCGGCTCCCTGGGCAAGAAGCAACTGGACCCTGTTAGGATCAAGCTGATTAGACACTACGTACAGCTCTTGTACCCAAGAGCCAGGAATGACAGGGTGTGGATGCTGGAGTTCGTGGGGAAGCTGGATGAGAGGTGCCGGCGCCGGGATACGGAGCAGCGGCGGTCCTACCAGCAGCAGCGGAAGGTGCATGTGCCAGGGCCCGAGAGGAGAGAATTCATGGCCTTCGAACTCAATCCAGACCGGTTCCGGGAGCTGCTGGAggggccgccgctcccgccggaACGGAGTAGCAAGGACTTCTGCAAGATCCCGCTGGACGAGCTGGCCGTGTTGCCCCCGGACTTCCCTGTGCCCTCCATCTACTTGCTGTCTGACAAGGAGGTGAGGGAGATTGTGCAGCAGAGCCTCTCGGTGGGGAACTTTGCCGCCCGGCTTCTGGTCAGGCTCTTCCCCGAGCTCTTCACGTCGGAGAACCTTCGGCTGCAGTATAACCACTCGGGGGCTTGCAACAAGAAGCAGCTAGACCCCGTGCGGCTGAGACTGATCCGGCACTACGTGGAAGCCGTTTACCCTGTGGAGAAGATGGAGGAGGTCTGGCATTATGAATGTATCCCGAGCATCGATGAGAGGTGTAGGCGACCTAATAGGAAAAAATGTGACATACTCAAGaaggccaagaaagcaaagaagtGA